The following coding sequences lie in one Arachis hypogaea cultivar Tifrunner chromosome 4, arahy.Tifrunner.gnm2.J5K5, whole genome shotgun sequence genomic window:
- the LOC112744936 gene encoding pentatricopeptide repeat-containing protein At2g37320-like, with protein sequence MLLATVVLFDAPMFTIKFLSLMHQCTKNPTLFSFKVRFFGCFTSQKLAPKRANREFAGALRVLNLVTPKKSLIDVENRRSHLQLIEGMLQNDATKTIVVDDSSLRATKSERKVRSTVIMEQDLEIDVCFLSRAVSSCGSHRDLFGGVQYHCLAITTGFIANVYVGSSLISLYGRCALLGDAYRVFDEMPERNVVSWSTIISAFAQEWRVDMCLELFCQMRGLAALKPNCFTFTSLLSACMGSGALGHGKGAHCQIIHMGFHYYLHIENALIAMYSKCGALDDALFIFENMKQRDVVTWNSMIAAYAQHGLAQEAISLFEEMMNQGVNPDVVTYLGILSSCRHGGLVKEGQDYLNNMIEQGVQPELDHYSCIVDLLGRAGLLLEARDFIRNMPVCPNAVIWGSLLSSSRLHGDVWIGIEAAESRLLLEPRCTATLQQLANLYASVGWWNQVAQVRKSLKDKGLKPNPGCSWIEIKSRVHRFEAQDKSNNKMTDILLIMGNLVEHMSSLGLQSQISGEENVWSS encoded by the coding sequence ATGCTCCTGGCAACAGTGGTGCTGTTTGATGCACCGATGTTCACCATAAAATTTCTCTCTTTGATGCACCAATGCACAAAGAACCCAACATTATTTTCCTTCAAAGTTCGATTCTTTGGGTGTTTCACTTCCCAAAAGTTGGCACCCAAAAGAGCTAACAGAGAGTTTGCTGGGGCACTCAGAGTCCTTAACCTTGTAACCCCAAAAAAGAGTCTCATTGATGTTGAAAATCGTCGCAGTCATCTTCAGCTTATCGAGGGCATGCTGCAAAACGATGCCACAAAAACCATTGTTGTTGATGATTCTAGTTTGAGGGCCACAAAATCTGAAAGGAAGGTTCGTTCCACTGTTATTATGGAACAAGATTTGGAGATTGACGTGTGCTTCTTGTCACGTGCTGTGAGCTCGTGTGGCTCCCACCGTGACCTTTTTGGAGGTGTTCAATATCATTGCTTGGCAATTACAACTGGGTTCATTGCCAATGTCTATGTTGGAAGCTCTTTGATTAGTTTGTATGGTAGGTGTGCATTGTTGGGTGATGCATACCGGGTGTTCGATGAAATGCCTGAGAGAAATGTAGTTTCATGGTCAACAATTATCTCTGCATTTGCACAAGAATGGAGGGTTGATATGTGTTTGGAGCTCTTTTGTCAGATGAGGGGCTTGGCTGCGTTGAAGCCGAATTGCTTTACATTCACTAGTCTTCTTAGTGCTTGTATGGGAAGTGGAGCACTTGGACATGGAAAGGGTGCTCATTGTCAAATAATTCACATGGGTTTTCATTATTACCTCCACATTGAAAATGCTCTCATTGCCATGTATTCTAAGTGTGGGGCGCTTGACGATGCCTTGTTCATATTTGAAAATATGAAGCAAAGGGATGTTGTCACTTGGAACTCCATGATCGCAGCGTATGCGCAACACGGGCTGGCGCAAGAGGCAATTTCTCTTTTTGAAGAGATGATGAATCAAGGTGTTAATCCAGATGTGGTTACTTACCTTGGCATATTGTCCTCGTGTCGGCACGGAGGTCTTGTTAAAGAGGGTCAAGATTACTTGAATAACATGATTGAACAGGGCGTGCAGCCAGAACTGGATCATTACTCTTGCATTGTGGATCTTCTTGGTCGGGCTGGCTTGCTTCTGGAGGCTCGTGATTTCATCCGAAACATGCCTGTTTGTCCCAATGCTGTGATATGGGGTTCACTGCTTTCATCTTCTAGGCTTCATGGAGATGTTTGGATTGGCATCGAGGCGGCAGAGAGTAGGTTGTTACTTGAACCAAGGTGCACTGCAACACTTCAACAGCTGGCGAATCTGTATGCTAGTGTAGGTTGGTGGAATCAGGTAGCACAAGTGCGAAAGTCATTGAAGGACAAAGGTCTGAAACCAAATCCTGGTTGTAGTTGGATTGAAATCAAAAGCAGAGTTCATAGATTTGAAGCACAAGATAAGTCAAACAACAAAATGACTGACATTCTTTTGATCATGGGTAATTTGGTTGAGCACATGAGTAGTTTAGGTCTTCAGTCTCAGATCTCTGGTGAGGAAAATGTGTGGTCTTCATAA